A window from Pseudomonas sp. Tri1 encodes these proteins:
- a CDS encoding heme utilization protein → MKPTMALKPLVFALAAVMAMAAQAGGNGNGNGHGNGHDHHDHQGPTLDQLLSINAGAGATVLDEQNSDGNVVTNQATKNTADAADSLNGSNGNMGANIAAGDGNQQDNAAALATADESFIFGSAVAASSATQVNNNNYVKNNSTQNNASLTSAGNNGSGNIGINVTAGNFNQQKNNLAIAVSGGRVAQASASADQSSTGLVVDNKGVRTYKTDTLTSTYSASGTFKAKGTGTAEDDHGGWDNKGGYGGGHDDDKFKFSAVGTFELAGSNTQQVLTPDGWKNPVINNATMHNSMNGFSGNGGANVSAGVGNQQSNSLSIAAGCKACM, encoded by the coding sequence CGGCAACGGTAACGGGCACGGCAATGGTCATGACCACCATGACCATCAAGGGCCAACATTGGATCAACTGCTCTCCATCAATGCCGGCGCTGGGGCTACGGTGCTGGATGAGCAGAACAGCGACGGCAACGTGGTGACCAACCAGGCCACCAAAAACACTGCTGACGCCGCAGACTCGCTCAATGGCAGCAACGGCAACATGGGCGCCAATATCGCCGCTGGCGACGGCAACCAGCAAGACAACGCCGCCGCCCTGGCCACCGCCGACGAAAGCTTCATCTTCGGCTCGGCAGTTGCCGCCTCCAGCGCCACGCAAGTCAATAACAACAACTACGTTAAAAACAACTCGACCCAAAACAACGCCTCACTCACCAGTGCAGGCAACAACGGCTCCGGCAACATCGGCATCAACGTGACCGCCGGCAACTTCAACCAACAGAAAAACAACCTGGCCATCGCCGTCTCCGGAGGCCGTGTCGCACAAGCCTCTGCCTCGGCTGACCAGTCTTCCACCGGTCTTGTGGTCGACAACAAAGGCGTGCGGACCTACAAAACCGACACCCTCACCAGCACCTACAGCGCATCTGGCACGTTCAAAGCCAAAGGTACCGGTACCGCCGAGGATGATCACGGTGGCTGGGACAACAAAGGTGGCTACGGCGGTGGTCACGATGACGACAAGTTCAAGTTCTCCGCCGTGGGTACGTTTGAACTGGCCGGCAGCAACACCCAGCAGGTGCTGACGCCCGATGGCTGGAAAAACCCTGTGATCAACAACGCCACGATGCACAACTCCATGAACGGCTTCTCCGGTAACGGCGGCGCCAACGTATCGGCAGGCGTGGGCAACCAGCAAAGCAACTCGCTGTCCATCGCAGCCGGCTGCAAAGCCTGCATGTAA